A stretch of DNA from uncultured Pseudodesulfovibrio sp.:
GGCGATGCCCTGAGTGTCTGCGCGAATCTCTGCCTGAAATCGTGGTCCGGGGCGATCGGGACGGCGACTCCCATTATGAACTGGTTTCGGCCATGATCAAGTCCATCCGAGGGTCGGACCCGGATGCGGCACTCTACTACCTCGCCTGCCTGCTCGAAAGCGGCGAGGACCCTCGGTTCGTTACCCGAAGGCTGATCATCTCCGCTACCGAGGACGTGGGGCTTGGTGACCCGTTCGCATTGAATCAGGCTGTGGCCTGCCATCAGGCCGTCGAGGCCATTGGCATGCCCGAAGGGCTTATCCCCATGGCTCAGACCGCCATATACCTGGCACTGGCACCCAAGAGCAATTCCACCTATGCCGCCTATCGTACGGCCCAGAAAGACGTTCGGGAGAACGGAGCCCGGGCCGTCCCCCTGCATCTGCGCAATGCCACCAGTTCCCTGCAGAGGGAATGGGGCTATGGCCGCGGCTATCTCTATCCGCATAATTTCCCCAAGGGGTGGGCCGATCAGGACTATCTTCCGACCGAACTGCTGGGCCGGAAGTTCTATCACCCCAAAGACCAGGGCGAGGAGCCCAGACTCAACGCTTGGTTGCGCCAATTCAAGAAGCAGCGTTAGGTTTGTCAATAAAAAAGCCTGGTTGAGATAATCAACCAGGCTTTTCTTTATGTGCTGCTTTAACTTCGTCAGGACTGTTTTTTGTACAGTTTCCGCCATTCGTCGAGGAATAAAATGGCCGTGTCCAGATCATCCAGCCTTCCCTGCTGTTGGCGGACCGCCCAGACCAGATCTTCGAAGGCTACGTTCTCCGGTAATCCCAATCTGCCCAGAAGAGCCTGGATGTCCGCCTTCAATTCTGGCGGGAAATCCTGACCATAGACTGGAGATCCGGTGCGCGGTTTAGGCCAGCCGGGAATTCGCTGGGCCGTGAATTCGAGCAGACTGCGCATACGCTGGGCATAGGTGTGATCCTTGAGGACACGGGCTCGCGCCCGATCGGCATAGGCCTGGCGTTCCTCAGGGCGTGAAGAAAAATATTCAATCTTTTCAATTAATTCATCAATTGACGTAAAGGTTGCCAGTTCGTCCTCGGCAAACGCTTCGTTCATCAATGTACGCTTGTCCACCAATTGGAATGAGCCGCAGGCGGCCAGTTCAAAAGTGCGCGGGTTGACGAAATCACCGAAGGTGACCAGTTCGTCTGCCTGGATGGATGAGTGCAAATTGAGATTGATGGCGGTTGCATTGAAAATCTTTACGCATTCCTCTGGAGTTACGCGTGCGCCCTTGAGTTGGAGGAGCGGTTCGAGAACGTGATCGCCCTCCCACTCCGTGCCCCAGACCTTGAAATCAAAATTGACCAGCTCATGGAAGGCCTTGCGTCGATTGGGATAGCCTGCGCCCATGAACGAGATCTCGGAACCAAATTTGCGCCGCTCCACCGGGCCGAGTTCCATGGGCCGGTGGAAATCGGGCTGCGCGGCCAGAGGCAGGTAGAGTGCATTCTCCTGACCGATTGCCGCAAGTTCCTCGAAGAATTTGCCTTTTTGGATAACGGCAAAAACATCGTAGAGTGGCGCAAAAGACTTCCAGTAGGTGAAGAGGTCATGATCTTCCACAAACCACATGGCCGTAGTCACTCCGTCACGCCGCAGCCGCTTCAGGGCCTGCGGATTGAGCGGTGCCTGTGCCATGGCCAGGACCAGATCAGGCTCGAAGGTCTCGACCTTGGCCAGAACTGCCTGACTGACCACGTTCAGGAATGAATTCTGTAAGTAATCCAAGCGGTCGGTAGTTACCTTGAGATCATTCATGGCCGTATAGGCCGGGTAGAAATCCGGGGCTTCGAAAATCTCGGCCAGGTGCCCTTCCTGTTTCAGGGCCGAGGCAACGTATCGGCCTATGGGCAAGGAACCGCCGTAAAGCGGCAACACAACGAGAATGCGCAGCGTATCCATGATTATTCCTGTGTCCCTGCGGGCTTTTCAACGGTCATCCAGTCTTTTTCCCGGTAGAGTTGCTCGGCAAAGGCCTGTTCCAACCGATCGAAGCGCGGTTCTGCGCCGGTCAGGTGGTGAAGGAGAAAATCGCGTAGTACGGACCGCCTTGGAGCGTCCGCGTCAGTTCCCACAAAGGGGGCGTATGTCTGGCCCAGGTCGTCAAAGGCGCTGTGTAGGGCCAGGATTCCTTTTGGTGCGTGTTCGGCTTTTCCAGTGACCAGAAAACGACGGAAACCCTGGTCTGCAAATCCGTTCAGGCATTTGAGGTTTTCCCTGCACGGCGCGGTTTCCAGGCATGGCAGACATTCAGTCACCCCTTGGTAGACCGTATGTCCAAGGCCATAGGGGCCGGTCTCGAAACACCAGGCGGAAGAAAGGAAAAAGGCGGCCACCGGTGTGCCCAGGTGGGCGGCCAGGTGCATGGTCCCGGTGTCCGGGGTGATCAGCAGGTCCAATGCGCCAACGATCTCCACAAGCCGTTGCCAATCCGTTTTTCCAGCCAGATTCTCGGTCATGGATTGCAAATTCGCTGGCAATTCCTTGATTACGGTCTGCCCTGCCGCATGTTCGGCCTTTCCGCCGAGCAGTTTGATCGACCGTGCCTTGCGAGAGCCGGCAAGAGTGGCTGTGATTTGCGCCAGCAGCGGTGCAGGCAGAGAGCGTCGGGACTCGCGTCCGGCCAGGACCACGCCGATGCCGCCGCCTTTGGGAGTGGCGTCTGGGTTGACCTTGGGCGCTGGGAGCATGTCCGGGCAGTATGCGCCCCAGAAGTCCACCAGATTCATGCTCAAGCGTCGGAAACCGGACCAACGCATGGCCATGGACGGCCACCGGCCGGTGATTTCCTGACCATTGTGCCATGCGTATCCTTCCACCCTCATTGGGTCGAAAAGCGCGGCTAGTCGGAAATTCAGGCCGGAGAAATTCAGATTGTAGACGGTTTCGAAGTCCATTTCTGCCAGTTCAGCAAATACCCTGCGGTTGTTCAGAAGCATTTTTAGCGTTGCTTCCTCTCCGCTTAGGCCCGTGCCATGGGCCGTGATCGGGTACAGGACGGCATAAGGGTAGACTAGCCTTGCCAGGGGGGCCAGGGAGGCGTCCAGGCACAGGTGGACGGTGCTCTCCGGGCGTGCCGCAAGCGTCCCCAGCAGCCGCTTGGTCTGGATCAGGTCCCCGAACCGGGCAAGTTGTATGACAAGATAATTCTTCATGTTGTTTCGCGCGCGTCAAAACACTAGCGTAATTCCAATGATTCTTGCAAGAACCGGGCAATTTCCCATTTTACATGTTTGCGAGCATTGGTTATCAAGACGCATGCGATATTATCCCATCTTCGTGAACCTGGAAAACAAGGGCTGCCTGGTAGTCGGCGCGGGCGAGGTCGGCAAACGCAAGATCCAGTCCCTGGTCGATTCCGGGGCCGGTCACGTGACCATAATCGACACTCGAGAACCGGGGCCGGAGTTCGACTCGGTAACGGCCCTGCCTAACGTGGATTTTTATTGCCGCGAGTTCGCAGATGCGGATCTGGACGGCAAGTTCCTGGTCATAGCCTGTACCTCCTCCGAAGAGGTCAACTGGCGCATCAGCAACCTGTGCCGCGATAGGGGCATTCTGTGCAACATTGTGGACCAGCCCGAGAAATGCAGCTTCATCGTGCCCGCCACGGTCAAGCGCGGGGATTTGACGGTTGCCATTTCCACCGCAGGGCGCAGCCCGGCCATGGCAAAGCGCATTCGGAAGGAATTACAGGAAAATTTTGGCGATGAATACGCCAACCTGCTGACCGCCATGGGCCGTATCAGACCGCTTATGCTCTCCCTGGGGCTGACCACCGCCGACAATACAGAGGTGTTCCGTTCCCTGGTCAATTCAGCTTTGCTTGACGCCATGAAGGGTCACGACCTTGACGCGGCCGCGGAAATTCTTAAAGAGTCTTTGCCCGAACCGCTGCACGACAACATCCCGGAGTTGCTTGATGGGCTTGTTTGAATCGCTTCATATCGTGATTATCGCGCTCTATGCGCTCGGCACCGTGCTGTTCCTGACCTCCCTTTTCACGGAGAACGACAGGCTCAAGCGCATCGCCATCTGGCTGGCTGTCATAGGCTTCACCTTCAACACGGTGGACCTGGGCCTGACCCTGAGCCATGACCCGGCCGTTCTCGGCGGGGGCAATTTCTATTTCAACATCATCGGCTGGTGCGCGCTGGCCCTGTATTTCTTACTGTGGTGGCGGCTGCGCCTCGAATACCTGGCCATCACCGCCCTGCCCTTCGCCCTGCTGTTGTTTATCGCCTCGCTGGCTCTGGGCGGCATTCGTGTCGTCTGGCCGCCGAGGCTGACCGCCCTGTTCTTCGGCCTGCACATAGGTTCGCTTGTGCTCACCCTCGGTGCGTTGATGATGGCATTCGGCGCGGGCATCGCTTTTCTGTATTACAACCGTAAGCTCAAGACCAAGGAAGGGCTTTCCGCCATAGGCAACGCCGTTCCCTCGCTGGATAAGTTCGATACCGTGAACCGTTGGGCCGTAGTGATCGGATTTCCGCTCTATACTCTGGGCCTGTTCTCCACCTTCAGCTGGTACCTGATAGCCCCGTTCAAGCCTTTTGCCTGGGATATCATGAAGATCGGTTCCCTGGCGGTCTGGTTCCTCTACGCATTTCTTTTCCATCAGCGCGTGGTGCTTGGCTGGCGCGGGCGCAAGCCGGCGATCCTGGCCCTTTGGGTTTTTGCCGGGATGTGCGTTTCTCTCATTCACCACACCATCACTTTCAGGGCGGTACCATGAATAAGCAGATAATCCTCATAGGCCTCAACCACCGCACCGCCGGCGTGGAAGTACGCGAAAAATTCGCCCTGACCGACGTCGAGAATTTCGAGCAGGGGCTCATGGCCCACTGTCCCGTGCAGGAATGTCTGGCCCTCTCCACCTGCAACCGGGTGGAGATTGTGGCCGTTGCAAAGAAGGTCCCGGTGGCAGAAGCCATGGACGCCGTGGTTCAGTACTGGGCCGGCGCGTGCAACGGATCGCCTGAACTGCTGATGGACAACATCTACCAGTATTCGGACCTGGAAGCGGTTAGACATATCTTCACGGTAGCATCCTCCCTCGACTCCATGGTCATG
This window harbors:
- a CDS encoding replication-associated recombination protein A, with translation MKLEIEESQPLADRIRPTTMDDFVGQSHIRNRIEAFAQSKRMPSLLLFGPPGCGKSTLALLLAQLTGKKYLRVSAPEAGLTALRKMLPGQEILILDELHRFSKAQQDFFLPILESGEITLLATTTENPSFSVTRQLLSRLHVLRLRQLSREELVGVSHRGAQELGVDLEEESHKMLAAMAGGDARTLLNLLEYTSELPKDRRCPECLRESLPEIVVRGDRDGDSHYELVSAMIKSIRGSDPDAALYYLACLLESGEDPRFVTRRLIISATEDVGLGDPFALNQAVACHQAVEAIGMPEGLIPMAQTAIYLALAPKSNSTYAAYRTAQKDVRENGARAVPLHLRNATSSLQREWGYGRGYLYPHNFPKGWADQDYLPTELLGRKFYHPKDQGEEPRLNAWLRQFKKQR
- a CDS encoding glycosyltransferase, with the translated sequence MDTLRILVVLPLYGGSLPIGRYVASALKQEGHLAEIFEAPDFYPAYTAMNDLKVTTDRLDYLQNSFLNVVSQAVLAKVETFEPDLVLAMAQAPLNPQALKRLRRDGVTTAMWFVEDHDLFTYWKSFAPLYDVFAVIQKGKFFEELAAIGQENALYLPLAAQPDFHRPMELGPVERRKFGSEISFMGAGYPNRRKAFHELVNFDFKVWGTEWEGDHVLEPLLQLKGARVTPEECVKIFNATAINLNLHSSIQADELVTFGDFVNPRTFELAACGSFQLVDKRTLMNEAFAEDELATFTSIDELIEKIEYFSSRPEERQAYADRARARVLKDHTYAQRMRSLLEFTAQRIPGWPKPRTGSPVYGQDFPPELKADIQALLGRLGLPENVAFEDLVWAVRQQQGRLDDLDTAILFLDEWRKLYKKQS
- a CDS encoding glycosyltransferase family 9 protein; the protein is MKNYLVIQLARFGDLIQTKRLLGTLAARPESTVHLCLDASLAPLARLVYPYAVLYPITAHGTGLSGEEATLKMLLNNRRVFAELAEMDFETVYNLNFSGLNFRLAALFDPMRVEGYAWHNGQEITGRWPSMAMRWSGFRRLSMNLVDFWGAYCPDMLPAPKVNPDATPKGGGIGVVLAGRESRRSLPAPLLAQITATLAGSRKARSIKLLGGKAEHAAGQTVIKELPANLQSMTENLAGKTDWQRLVEIVGALDLLITPDTGTMHLAAHLGTPVAAFFLSSAWCFETGPYGLGHTVYQGVTECLPCLETAPCRENLKCLNGFADQGFRRFLVTGKAEHAPKGILALHSAFDDLGQTYAPFVGTDADAPRRSVLRDFLLHHLTGAEPRFDRLEQAFAEQLYREKDWMTVEKPAGTQE
- a CDS encoding bifunctional precorrin-2 dehydrogenase/sirohydrochlorin ferrochelatase gives rise to the protein MRYYPIFVNLENKGCLVVGAGEVGKRKIQSLVDSGAGHVTIIDTREPGPEFDSVTALPNVDFYCREFADADLDGKFLVIACTSSEEVNWRISNLCRDRGILCNIVDQPEKCSFIVPATVKRGDLTVAISTAGRSPAMAKRIRKELQENFGDEYANLLTAMGRIRPLMLSLGLTTADNTEVFRSLVNSALLDAMKGHDLDAAAEILKESLPEPLHDNIPELLDGLV
- the ccsA gene encoding cytochrome c biogenesis protein CcsA, with the translated sequence MGLFESLHIVIIALYALGTVLFLTSLFTENDRLKRIAIWLAVIGFTFNTVDLGLTLSHDPAVLGGGNFYFNIIGWCALALYFLLWWRLRLEYLAITALPFALLLFIASLALGGIRVVWPPRLTALFFGLHIGSLVLTLGALMMAFGAGIAFLYYNRKLKTKEGLSAIGNAVPSLDKFDTVNRWAVVIGFPLYTLGLFSTFSWYLIAPFKPFAWDIMKIGSLAVWFLYAFLFHQRVVLGWRGRKPAILALWVFAGMCVSLIHHTITFRAVP